The genomic stretch TTTGAGCCGGGTCCGAGCCTGGGGCCGAGGTCAGGTTTGAGCCGGGTCCCGGGCCGGGTCCCGAAGCAGGTACCGAACCGGGTCCCGAGCCGGGTCCCGAGCCGGGTCCCGAGCCGGGTCTGGCTGTGGGGACTGGGCGCGGGGACTGGGTGCGCGCATCGCGACTGGGTGCGCGCATCGGGACTGGGCGCGCAGATCGGGGCGAGGCGAGCAGATCGGCGGGGCGCGCAGATCGGGGCGGGGTGCGCAGATCGGGGCGGAGCGGCGGGGCAGGCATCGCACGGGTGACGGGGTTGTACACAACCCGCGGGTAATCCACTGATCCGGCTCAAGATCCCCAAGCTGCGGCGGAACACGTCATCGTCGCGGCATGCACCCGCGAACCCGAACCGTTTCCGAGGCTGTACGCAACGTGATCACGCGGTGGTCGGCGTTTCAGCAACCGACCACCCATCCGACGCTCCCCAAGTCCCCCGAGCCCCCCGAGCCCACACCCATCACCCGCCGGAGGCGGGCGGCACGGACCACGTGGCCCCGTCGCCCCACCGTCCGCCTCCTGCCCTTGTGGGCGGCGGGCACCACGCTGGCCCTGCTGTCCGCCGGAGCGGCCGCAGCCGGTGGAATCCTCCCCGGGGCGGGAGCCGGGCCACCTGGTCCCGAGGGCGCGACAAGGTCCCCCCAGCACCGGCCGGCACCGACGATCGACGGCTCCGCCGGTTCCGGGCCGGACCGCCCTCCGCCAGGGGTGGTCGGCGAACGTGCGTGGCCGGTCGTCGGAACGGCGGGCGCGCGGCCCACCGTCGCGCGCGGCTGGGAGCCTCCGCCCGCCCCGTGGGCGCCCGGCCATCGGGGTGCGGACCTCCTGGCGACCGCGAACGCGACGGTACGGGCCGCCGCCCCAGGCCGCGTCCTCTTCACCGGCGAGGTGGCGGGCCGGGGCGTCCTGTCCATCGAGGTGGCGGCGTCCGGAACCCCACCGCTTCGCACCACGTACGAGCCGGTCCACCCGACCGTCCGCAAGGGCGACCACGTCACAGCGGGCCAGCCGGTGGCCACCCTCGCCCCGGGCCCGTTCCACTGCTCCACCCCATGCCTGCACTGGGGCCTGCTCCGCGGTAAGACCTACCTGGACCCGCTCTCCCTGCTCCCACCGTCGATACGACACTCCGCGCCATCGCGGCTCCTCCCGATCACGGCCGCACGGGCGTCGGGGGGCGGACGGACCAAGATCGGAACAGGGAACGGCGTCAGGGCGGGAGACCCATGGAGGGAGACCACCCGTAGGGGGAAAGCGCGGACGGGGCAGGCCATGGATCGCGGGCCGTGAACCGGAAGCCGTAGCCCTGGGACCTCGGGCGTTGGTCTCGGGCGTGGGACCTCGGATGTTGGTCAGCCTTGGGCCTTGGGCTTTGGGCCTTGGGCCGGAGACCCGACCAGCCGATCAGCGCCTTACGCGCCGCTCAGCCTTTGACGCCACCCAGGACCATGGCGACCGCAGCCTCCGTGATCTGCGTAGGGTCTTCCGCGGCACCGAGTTCGATACGACGAACCGCGGCGTCGACGACGCCCTGGAGCAGCATGGCGGCGAGACGCGGCTGCTCGTGACCGAGACCGGCCAAAGCCTCCACGATCATCGCGATGAGACCGCCGTGCGCCGCCCGGATCTTCTCCCGCGCACCGGCGTCCAGCTCACCTGCCGAGATCGCGACCACGGCCCGGTGGCGGCGGTCACCGACCAACGCGAGCTGTTGACGTACGTAAGCCTCGATCTTGGCCTCAGGCGTCTCGACCCGCTCCATCGCCGCCTCGACCTCAGCCGCCCACACGGGGAAGTCGACGGCACACAGCTCCTCGACGACGGCCGCGCGGGAACGGAAGTACTCGTAGACGGAGGAGCGCGCGAGACCCGTGCGCTCGGCGAGGGCGGGAAAGGTCAACGCCTCGGTCCCGCCTTCGGACAGCAGGGTGCGGGCAGCGTCCAAAAGGGCGCCACGCTGCATCGTCCGGTGCTCGGCCACTGAAGCCGCTCGAATCCTGGGCACGTCACCACTGTACGGATGGCACGCCTGGCACGGCACTCCGCATCACGATGTGTCCACCGATACCCCCAGACCACGTAGCAGGGAGCGGCCGAACGACAACTGTGATGACAACCCCGTACGGACAAGTGCATGCCCTGGAGGAGCGGCCGCATCCGTGTGCTGACGGCAGACATCTGACGTGTGGGCTGGAGGGGTGGGGCTGACCTTGCGGAACAGGCACCAGCACTGATTCCGAGCCCGTCTCAGCACGCCCGAGAGCCAGTCGTCTGGCGGAAGCGGCCGGCGCGCTGCGGAGAGCACTGACCGCGCACGGCTGATCGCGAGGGCGGGGTGCGGCCGTCGGGCGGGATCGCCAGGTCAGGATCGCCAGGTGTGGGTGGCGTACGGCGACCGGACGAGTCACGCCGCGTTCCGGGGCGGGTCGAGTCGGGGTGGGTCGAGTCGGCACGGATGACCGGACCGGGCCGGGACGGGGCGAGTCGGCACGGAACGGATTGGACCGACCCGGGGCGGGTCGAGTCGGAACGGATCGGGCCGGGCCGGGCCGACGGGCTCAGCCGTGGGCCAAGGCGGGAACGATCGCGGGTCACAGCTTGCCCTCGGACGCAGGAGCAGTGGTGCTCGTATGCGATCGACGAGGCCAGAGATGACTCACAGCCGCAGAAGGCCTCGATGGGGGTGGGGGTGGGGGTGGGGGTGGCGGCGGCGCGGGGCTGTGGTGGAGGCCGTGGCGGTGCGGGGCGGTGGAGGTGGTGCGGGGAGACGGTGGGGGCGGTGGTGGTGGAGGCGGGTGGGCGGGGGGGAGGGGAAAGGAGAGGACCGAGGACCGAGTGGACGCGCCCCGCCCGGCGACAGCTCAGCCGCAA from Streptomyces albofaciens JCM 4342 encodes the following:
- a CDS encoding M23 family metallopeptidase, with amino-acid sequence MHPRTRTVSEAVRNVITRWSAFQQPTTHPTLPKSPEPPEPTPITRRRRAARTTWPRRPTVRLLPLWAAGTTLALLSAGAAAAGGILPGAGAGPPGPEGATRSPQHRPAPTIDGSAGSGPDRPPPGVVGERAWPVVGTAGARPTVARGWEPPPAPWAPGHRGADLLATANATVRAAAPGRVLFTGEVAGRGVLSIEVAASGTPPLRTTYEPVHPTVRKGDHVTAGQPVATLAPGPFHCSTPCLHWGLLRGKTYLDPLSLLPPSIRHSAPSRLLPITAARASGGGRTKIGTGNGVRAGDPWRETTRRGKARTGQAMDRGP
- a CDS encoding TetR/AcrR family transcriptional regulator, coding for MQRGALLDAARTLLSEGGTEALTFPALAERTGLARSSVYEYFRSRAAVVEELCAVDFPVWAAEVEAAMERVETPEAKIEAYVRQQLALVGDRRHRAVVAISAGELDAGAREKIRAAHGGLIAMIVEALAGLGHEQPRLAAMLLQGVVDAAVRRIELGAAEDPTQITEAAVAMVLGGVKG